TATCGGCGTCGAACCCGAGGGCGCAACCGACTTCGCTCAATCGCTGCAACAGGATCGACGAGTTCGCATTGATCGGCCGACCAGTATTTGCGACGGGCTGTTGTCCTACGACGTGGGTGCTCAAAACTGGCCAATTCTGAAGAAACACGTCAGTTCAGCCGTCGGCGTACCAGACTCAGAAACGCAGCAAGCCATGAAGTGGCTCTACAAAAAGCACGGCCTTCGCACGGAACCGTCCGGAGCCATCGGCGTCGCAGCTCTATTGTCCGGAAAGGTAAAACCAGACGGCGAAGGCGACATTGTCGTGGTTGTCAGTGGCCGCAATGTCGACGAACCTCAGTTCCGCGAATGGATCGCATAACGAAGCGATTCACCCTCACACTTTTGCCGGTGTAATCGCTCGGATTCACGCTGGTTTGTCTTCCCAAAATGGATGCTTGCCAGGCGTGCGATTTTGCCTTATCTGAGAGACGGCCACAGCCCTCTGAAACTACTGTTTTCATTGCGTGAAACAGGGGCGTGCGAATTGTGAATCCGGTTCCGTTTTGCTATACTCGCCAGTGGCATTTGCGGCTCCGTAAATTCATTTGCTGCATAGACTTAAGGAGAATTCAGGTTGTCTACAGACGATCCTTCCGGCGAGATTTCAATTCCTGACGACCCGCGCATTCAGCGTACCGATATTCGGGAGGAAATGCAGAACAGCTATTTGACGTATGCGATGAGCGTCATCATTAGCCGAGCACTGCCTGACGTCCGCGATGGATTGAAACCTTCGCAGCGCCGCATCCTGGTGGCGATGAACGATCTGAATCTCAGCCCGGGTGGCAGCCGCACCAAATGTTCTAAAATCGCTGGCGAAACGATGGGTAACTATCACCCACACGGCGACGGTGCGATTTATCCAACGCTTGTACGAATGGCTCAGGAATGGGCCATGCGAGAAATGTTGATCGACAAGCAGGGCAACTTCGGTTCACTCGCCGGTCTACCTCCGGCCGCCATGCGATACACTGAAGCTCGACTGGGCGGTGCTGCGGCCGAACTGCTACGCGACCTTGATCGGCAAACGGTCGACTTCGTGGCGACTTACGATCAGCAGCGTCTGGAACCCGTCGTCCTGCCCGCTCGGTTTCCGAATCTTGTCGTCAACGGGTCGACGGGGATCGCCGTCGGAATGGCGACCAGCATTCCGCCGCACAACATGTCGGAAGTATGCGAAGCCGTTAAACAGATCATCGACAACCCGGATCTGACGCTGGACGAACTGCTGGAAGTGTTACCCGGTCCCGACTTTCCCACCGGTGGCATTATCTGTGGCCGCATGGGCGTTCGCCAGGCGTACATGACCGGACGCTCAACCATCACGCTGCGAGCTCGCACGCACTTCGATACGGAAAAGAACAGCGACGTGATTGTCGTGACCGAGATCCCGTACATGGATACTCGCGACCGTATTCGTGAAAAGCTGGAGATCCTTGTTCGTGACGAGCGCATCAAAGGCATTGCTCGAATTGTCGACCTGACTGACCGCACCATTCCTTCGTGGCAGGTGCGTCTGCACATCGTGCTGAAGCGAGATGCCGACAAAGACGTCGTGCTGAATCAGCTGTATCAGTTTTCACCGCTGCAGACGACGGTCAGCATGATTCTGCTGGCACTGGACGGAAACCGACCTCAGCTAATGACGATGCGTGGCATGCTGGATGCCTTCATTCGTCATCGCGTCGAAGTCATCCGCCGCCGCACCGAGTTCATGCTGCGAGAAGCTCGCAAACGCAAGCACACGGTCGAAGGTTTGCTGCTGGCTCAGGTGGACATCGACCGAGTCATCAAAACGATCCGCGATTCTGCCAGTCGATCTGCCGCCAAAGAAGCGTTGCAGAAGATTCCCATTCCCGCCGAAATGGTGGCTCGCGCCCTGGGCGAAAATGGGTTCGCAGAATATCAGCGCGAACAGGGAACGGCGGAAGAGTACTTCCTGTCGAACAATCAATCGGAAGCGATTGTGTCGATGCAGCTGGGTTCGCTGGCGAATCTGGAACGCGAAAAGCTGCAGGGCGAACACGCTCAACTGCTGGAAAACATTGGCGAATATCTGCACCTTCTCAGCGACGAAGCTCACATTCGAGCCGTCATTCGCGAAGACATGGAAGAACTGCAGGCGAAGTACGGCGACAAACGACGTACGGATATGTCGCTGGAAGAACTGGGCGATTACGACAAAGAAGCGTTGATCGCAGAAGAATCGATGGTGGTGACGTTGTCGCGTCGCGGCTACATCAAACGCACGCCGCTGGCCACGTATGAAGCTCAAAAGCGAGGCGGCAAGGGAATCAAAGGCGCGACGTCGGACGACGAAGATGCCATTGAGCATCTGTTTGTGTCCAGCACGCATAACTTCCTGCTGTTCTTCACCGATCGCGGCAAAGTGCATTGGCTGAAGGTTTACGATCTGCCGTTGCAGGCTCGTACGGCCAAAGGTCGAGCCCTCGTCAACGTCATCGCGTTGGAAGAAGGCGAACGCATTTCCAACTGCTTTAGCGTACGAGAATTCCCCGACGACAAGTACCTGATGATTGCCACTCGCAAAGGCATCGTGAAAAAAACCGCACTTTCGGCGTACGGGCGTCCCATGAAAGGCGGCATCATCGCGATTCGCCTGGATGACGACGACGCTCTGGTTGACGTGCGAATTCTGGAAGGCGATCAGGACGTTGTGATCAGCACGTCCGGCGGCATGGCCATTCGCTTTAATCACGAAGACGCCCGGCAAATGGGCCGAGCGACTCGTGGCGTGAAGGGCATTAATTTGTCCAAGGACGAAGAAGTCGTCGGCATGGTAGTCGCCGAACCAGACAAGACGCTGCTGACGGTCTGCGAACTGGGCTACGGCAAGCGAACTCCGTTCGGGCCGGGCGTGGCCAACGGCGATGACGAAGATGGCGATGGCGAAACGTCCACCAGCAGCAGTGCTCAATACCGTCGTCAGAAACGCGGCGGCAAGGGCTTGCGAGACATCAAGACCACAGCTCGTAACGGCAAAGTGGTCGACGCGATGGCCGTGCAGGACAACGACGAAGTCTTAATCGTCACCGCCAAGGGCAAGATCCAGCGCGTGCGAGCCGCCGACATCAGCACGATCGGCCGTAACACTCAGGGTGTACGCATCATGCGTTTGGACGAAGGCGATTCGCTGGCGTCCTGTGCCGTCATTGCCAGTGAGGACATCGAAGAAGCGGCAGCGAAGGCGGCCGAACAGGCGGCGGCCGCTGAAGCGAGTGCGAAAGAAGCGGACGAAGCAGCCGCAACGGTTGAAGGTCAGGCTGGTGCAGAAGCGCCTGCTGCTGACACAACATCACCGGAATTGGCAGAAGATTCCGACGCCGACGACGCTGCTGATGTCGGCGAGGACGACGACGCGTAGGGCGGAAATCAGACATCTGCCCCCGGACACGTGTGCCGGGGGCAGATTTCAAATAGCCCAACATCTGGCGGCGCCGCCAGCTTGCGGCCCCTCTTCGGCTTCGACGGCAGTAATTTCCAACAATTCGGTGATTCCGCAACACTTAACGCGTTGCCGCGGTGTTTAACTGGTCACGACATTGGTCGAAGTATCCCGTCTAACCGCGATTCGCACACCGTTAAGGAGTTACCTATGAAGACAACGAGTTTACTGAGAATTTCGTCAACCGCCTGCCTGGCGGCCATGCTACTGACTGCTGTCGCTGAAGCTCAACCCGGCGGTGGGCGTGGCGGCCGAGGTGGTGGTTTTGCAATCAGCAAAGCCATGCTGTTGGCATCAGAAGACGTGCTGGACGAACTGAAAGTCGACGAAACTCAGGCAACAACCATCAAAGCGGCCGTTGAGGCTTATCAGGCCGAACGCCGCGAATCGCGTCCGGACCGTGATGCGTTCGAAGGTAAATCAGCCGAAGAACGAACCGCGATGTTCGAAAAGATGCGCAAGGAAGGTGAGGAACTCGCGAAAAAGACGGACGAAATGCTGACGACGCTTCTGGAAAAGGAGCAAGTCGCTCGTCTGGACCAGATCGCTCTTCAAGTGAAGATGCGTTTTGGCCTGACTCGCGAACTTAAGAGCGACGAGATGCGTAAAGCGCTGAGCATCACTGATGAGCAGATTGCCAAAATCGAAGATGCCGAAAAGGCGTCTGAGGAAGCATCGAGCAAACTACGCGAAGAAATGGGAGCCATGTTTCGACGTGGTGGCGGGGACGGCGAGCGTCCAAGCCGCGAAGAGATGCGAAAAGCTGGCGAAGAAATGAACAAGAAGCGGGAAGCCCTCCGCAAAGAAGGCGAAGCCAAAGTCATGGCTTTGCTGAAGGACGACCAGAAGGCGAAACTGAAGGAACTGACCGGCGAAGACTTTGAGCTCGATATGCAGGGACTGATGCGAGGCGGACGTGGTGGCTTCGGTGGCGGTCGCGGTGGATTTGGCGGCGGCGATCGACGTGGTGGCGGTGAAGGTCGACGCGGAGGCGGTGACCGTGAAGGCGGCGGTCGCCGTGGCGGCAACCGTGAGCGACCACCAGCAGACTCTGACGAAGCTATCTAGAGCAGTTTAGCTTTTGTCGTGGACGGTTCGGGCTCGTGGCAAACAGCATTGATAGCACGAAACGCTTGTTCCGCGGCCACAAGTCAGCGTAACAGGCTGTAGTCAGCTGAAATCAATCTGCTGCAGCAAAAAAATATGCGGCGACTGTCACATGGCAGTCGCCGCTTTTTTTGTGTCCACGCGGTGTCGTGCCCGCGAAGCCTTGAAGAATTTTCCCGCGATGGATCACTTCGCAGACGCGGTGACGGCAGGTGGTTCGTCAGTTTTAGATGGGTCTCGAGACTCCACCACAATGACTTCGATGCTGAATTGCGGGTTGGCTCCTGCGGCACCGCCACCCATGTTCATCCCTTCACCACCGCCACCGAAACCACCATTATTGTTGGGACGCGCCTTGAGTTGCTCAAACACGACATCCATGGTGGTGATCGTGCCGTCAGTCCCCACCTTGACACCGTCGAACCACAAGAGGCCCTTCGCGATGTCTTTGTGCTCAATGCCTTTGGTACGCCCCTGATAATGTTCAGCAAGCTTTTGCATATCCTTTAAACGCTGAGGAGTGGCAATCATTTTCGCGTAGTAGACCTTCGTTTCGTCAGGAGCCGCGTCGCCCAGAGATTCAGTCTGCGGGCCAGGCGCCACAATGCGAATTAGACTTTCCGGCACTGCGTCTCGATGCAAACGCACGGGCATGACACCGTCGTAAGCGAGATCCGGGTTGCCAGCCATTTTCTGAAGGCGTTCGCGCAGCGACAGCACCACATCCTGAGTCGCTCGTTCCCACGAATCCAGCGGCACCACGGCCTGCGGGTTGTCGTTGGCCGGTTTTCGGCGATTACGTGGCAACGCCTTTAGCACAGACAACATCCCGGGGTCTCGCGCAAAGTGGCGGAACAAACCGCTGCTGACCAATCCGTCGGCTCCGGCGTCGTGAGACCGCGACAGCAGATCGAAGACCGACCGACGCACATTGTCAGAAGGGATCGTGCCTGCGAAGGCCAGCACATCAATGGCCGCATCCGCCGCAGGAGCCGCCTTCAACCAGCCGGCTACTCGATCAGCCGTTGACGGAGCCCAAATGACCTGCGCGACAGGCAGCAAAGCCGCTTCCGCAACAGGAATCGGTGGCGGTGCGGCGACAGTTGGCGTTGCACCCCCCGCTGCTCCCCGTCCGCCCATACCAGGCCCTCCCATCCCGGGACCGCCTTCGCCATACATTCCCATCTCCATTCCGGGTTCGCCACCTGCGTAGTTTTCTCCCCCGCCGCTCATTCCCATGCCCATATCCATCCCCATGCCGGGGCCCATTCCCGCACCGCCGCCCATCATGCCCATGCCGGGACGATTTCCTGGCGGTGTGGCCGGAGCAGGTGGCTGTGGCTGGCCGAGACTAAGAAAATAGTCAGCCGGACGCTGAGCAACAATCGCCAGCAGTTGAAAGGTTGAGCCGTTCTGGCCCGGATTTCCGGACGCGTTTTGCAGGGCCGTTGCCAGAAGCTGTTCAGATTTTTCAATGTTTGGCGTGGGTGACGAGAATGCTTCACGGACAGCGATTTCAGTGGCTGCCTGTGGCGGCAGCGCTGTGCTGCGAGACCCATCTACCAGGGACTGCACGATCGTCCATGCCTGCACGGTATTGTTGTTGACGAGTGCTCGGATGACGGCTTTCACCAATTCTTCGTCCGTCAGGTTTCCCTGAGTCGCTTGTTGACCGCCCATTCCCATTCCGCCCGCGCCACCGTATCCACTCGGACCGTAGCCACCCGGGTTGTAGCCTTCCATCTCCATGCCGCCCATTTCCTCACCACCAGGCATCGACATTTCACCACCAGGCTCGCCGGACATCATTGCCGGATCCATGCCGGGGGCTTCCATCGAGCCTGTATTTTGAGCGGAATTCTGAAGGCGGCTTGCCGCGCCTCGCGTCCCTTGAGCTGCCTGCGGTACGTAGGCCAGAAGAGCTTCCCCAATCATTGCGTCAAGGCTGGTCACGCTGCGGCCTGCTGCGGCGCGACTCGCTCTGTCCTGAGGAACCAGACGGTTTGAATCGAACTGTCGACTTCGCGGATCAATAAACGCGCCTCCGGGCGGAACGGGTGGCTTACCATCCGGCCCCGCTTGAGGGCGCGGACCGCTGGGAAATCCGGCCGTGCCCGGCTGAGCACCGCTGCCCAACCCAGGAAGTCCTCCGCCGCCGCTGTCGGTCTTGGCCAAAACCTGATCCATCAGACTCACGAAGGCTGGATCGCCCGGCGAACTCTTGGCCTTCATCTCAATAGCTTGAAGGACTCGCGTATCTTTCTCATCAACAGCGGTCAGAATATGTTCGTCCGTCCATTGTGTCACATCATTCGGACGACCATTCCTGGCATTACCACCGTAGCCGCCGCCAGCTCCTCCCGTACCGGGATAGTCAATGTTGCCGCCGCCATAGTTGCCGCCATAACCACCGGGTTCGCCCGCCATTTCCATCATGGCAGGATCCATTCCCATCCCGTCTGCGCCGCCGGACATCATCATGCCGTCGGGATTTTCGCCTTCCATGCTCCCTTCCATTCCCATCTCGCCGCCAGGGCCTCCCATCATTTCAGCCCCGCCGCCCATGTCATCACCGGGAGGCATCATTGCACCGCCGGAGTCTCCGGGAGGCATCGTGTTGTCGGCGCCACCTCCGGCAGCGGAGTCTGACGAAGCAACATCGGCACCGCCTCCACAACCGGCGAGCTGACAAACAAACACGGCCATGGCCAGAAGGCTGACTCTGACGGCAATAGGTGCGATGGATCGCATGGAAGAAACTCCAAAGTGGATCATTGCGGTATGAGGCGAAGGTCTATTCGATCGAAATGTTGTGAGCAGCATGGCGTTAGCCGCCGAATGGGCCAGCGTTTTCCAGCGCGGCACGCGAAACAGTACGCGCATTTTCTGCGCATTCATAGTAACAAAACCAGCCCCCAAGCGCACACTAATCCCGGGATTTGCGACTGGTTTCAGACTGCGGGCAGGCCGAATACAGCAGCCGAAGGGGCTCAAACCATCCCGTCAGCAAAGTCAATTGCGTCCCTCTAAGCACTCGGCGTCCGCCGCTTCGCCGCCCAGACAGCCAGCAACTCGCGGTTAATTTTCACGTTGTGACGCGTGTCCACGGGCAAAGACTTGTGAAACAGGACCTCGCCAATAGAGTTCGTTAGCTCATTCGCGGCCCCCAGGGCCAGCAGTTCTGTTCGCATCGCATCGACGGCCGCCCGGCATTCGGGAAAATGGCCCGCTTCCGGTTCTGCCACGATGACAGGAATCTGTTGGCCGCGTGATCCTATTCCCACCAAAGCACAGCGGTAGGTCTTTGGGTGTTGGTTGAAGATCGCTTCGCAGCGCACGGAATGTAGCGGACCGGATTCTGTGAACACGATATGAGCCTTCCGACCGCAGAACCACAATCGCCCCTCGTCGTCGAAGTATCCCGTGTCACCCATGCGGTGCCAGAAGCCATCGCCGTCCGAAATCTTAGCCAGCGCCGTGCCATCCGGTCGACGAAAGTATTCTCGAGTGGCCACGGGGCCTTTCACGATAATTTCACCAATCTGGCCAGGTCCGCATTCCTTCGCTTGTGAGATATCAGCGATCGGATCGAACGTCACATCAATGATGCGAACCTGCATCCCGGTAAAGACGGTTCCAACGCACGTGCCCGCTCCTTGCGCCGTTTGAGCGGCCGTCTGCTCCAGCACCTGTCGTCCGCCGATGGCTGACACCGGCAAACATTCGGTCGCGCCATACGGCGTAAAGATATCCGAATCGCCGCTCAGCGCACTGGTCATCCGGTGCAGCACGTGGTTAGGCACTGGCGCACCGGCTGAGAGAACTCGGCGCAGCGTAGGCAGCTTGACAGCATTCGCTTCGCAATAGCGACCAACGCGGTTCCACAGCGCAGGCGAACCGAATGCCTGAGTGACCCCGTGGTCGTTGATCGATTCCAGAATTTTCACCGGATCAACGTCGGCAGGGCGAGTCGGGTTCATGTCCGGGATGACGGTCGTCACCTGCATCGCCGTGTTGAACAACGCGAACAGCGGAAAGCCAGGCAGATCGACTTCTCCCGGCTGAATACCAAAGCGATCGCGAATCAGATCAACCTGCGAATCAAACATGCCGTGTTCGTAAGTCACGCCCTTCGGCGGTCCTGTACTGCCGCTGGTAAAGATAATGGCCGCCTGATCGGTCGCCTGAGTCTGTGGAAGGGGGCTGCTGTCGTCACGGCCTGACGCGATCAGTTCGCTGTACGAAAGACTACCCAGCTTCCCGGACTTCGGGCCGATGATCACGTTCAGCTTTGCGTGGCCGTACCGGCGGAACTTCAACTTTCGCACAACGTGAACGATGGGGATCGCGATAAACCCGTGCGGTTCGCACTGATCCAGACAGCGAAACACGTTCGAACGGCCCATGCCCGGATCGATCATGATGCACACGGCACCGGAACGAAACACGCCAAACGTCAACGCGATCGATTCCAGCGACGGCGGCACAAACATGGCCAACCGATCACCAGGCTTCACACCCAACTTGATCAGCCCACGAGCGATCCGGTCGGCTTCCTGATCCAATTGAGTAAACGTCAGATGCGTGTAAGACACGCGGCCGGCAGCGTCTCGACCTTCCGGAAAGACAACCGCCTTCTGATAAGGCGCAGCAGCGGCAGATGTGCGAAGACGGTCGGCAATGTTGAGTGGGCGGGGCATAGATTATGAAGGTAGTGACCGGACGTGGTCGGCTTAACCAAGGGGTTTGAAGTCGGCAGCCATCGTTGTTTGAAATCCGAACGAGTTAGCCTAACCCTCTGAGTAGCATTTCAATCTGCTTCCAGAGTGTTTGGAGTTCTTTCTGTTGCGAATCCGGCCACGGGAAACTAAGTCTCCGCTCCAATCGAGTAACAATCGCCTGAACCAGTTCGCTCTCATCAAATCCGGACCAGTTTCCAGCGACAGACTTAAGGTTTTCAGCGCAAACCGGATGCACCTCGTGAAATAATATCTGCTCAAGTTCACCAATCGAATAGGCAGAAGCATGCAAGGTGCTGGCGATGCGTTTTAAAGGCGCGTCATCGATCGGAGCGTCAAGATACAGATCAGAGAGTGCAACCCAAACCGGTACGCGCGTATTGATTTCTTCTTCAGTCACTTTCAGTCTGACAGTTCCTGTATGGTTGACGTCATTGCGTGCGTTTCAGTATCGCACAGCATCCTGCAAAAAGAAAACATCACGCAGCCGGGAACCACCGATGAAGTCGCGCGCACACCGCCACTAATTCCAACACCAGAATTCGAAGAAGCCTCGCCCGAGATGACTAGTCCTTACGAGCTACTGCCCCTGCCAGGTTAGCGGATTACTGCGCAATCACTGCGACCGTCATAACCCTCACGACCGTCATCGTCACAGTCGGCACCGTTGGAACAAACCGGCTGAAGTTGTGGTCTGACGGTCTGTCGAGCAGCAATTTTCGCAGAAAGTCGTCGCCAACGGCCGATCTTGCTTTTTAGACTCAGACACGACGGACGGATAGCGTCCGCAAAGGACCATGCGTTCTGTTTGGCACGGCTTGCCCTTGTCGGTTGCGACTGTAGGAATCGGCGATGTTGGGGACGGGCGGCGATCATTCAAGAAGAAAGATTGACCGAGGATTTTGAAATGCTTGTACTCAGTAGAAAAAAAGACGAGAAGATTGTAATCGGCGACTCCATCACGTTGATGGTTATCGAAATCCGAGGCGACAAAGTTCGCCTTGGCATCGACGCCCCGCGTGACGTCAGCGTGCATCGTGAAGAAATTTACGAAGCGATTAAACGCGAAGCGACGGACTCGTCCGAAAAGCCAGCAGTGGACTGAAGGCATAGCCGCCGTCAATCTGCAGAACGCCGCAAAATACCACTCCGGTCTTCGCCGAACCTTCCCGTCCCCTCAATCGGTGGCGGAGTGGCCATTTGCAACACACAAAACGCCGACCCGTTTTAAACGGTCCGGCGTTTTTTTATGCGCGATGCTTCGATCGTGAGGCGGCTAGCGCAAACCATCCTCCTGGCGGGTTGAATGCCCGCATGGCTGGGATCACGAAGTGCGTTTGCCCACAGTGACCGTTTCCCGTTCTGATCGTTCAATCGGCGCGCTAGGATCGGCGTAGCGGTGAGCTGAAATTTTCGGGCCGCGCAAAGCCTGCTCCGTGACGTATTCGATCCTCATTAACTGTTCACCCAGATTGTTAATGCGTGCCGAAACGTCATCGTTGTTCTGTTCGATGCCACCGGAGACCAGATTGATGACGCCCAGGAACAGCATCATCTGAGCCACCGTGGTGACCAGCCAACCTGTCGGCGTGTATTCTGAATACCCGCCAAAGTGGCCGTAGATGACCATCGCCGTTCCGATGGTCAGGCCCAACACGCCAAGGTACGCCAGAAACTGTCCGGTCAGCGACGTCATGTTCGAACGCTTCGGTGCGGTGACCTGAAAATGAGGTCCGCGGAGTGCCGTGTCATGAGCTTCATCGATGAAACGGTCACGGTGCCGCGAGTCTGTGCGAGTTCGCCCGTCGCTGGTGCCGAGCGTCTGCTGCACGTCTTCGCTGTCGTCAATACGAAACCGTCGTCCACCGGTTGGCGAGTTGCTTTGAATGCGGCTGCCGGAAACCGACTGAGCTTCATCGTCGGTGGTTTCAGGTTCCAGTTCGCTATTCGAATCCACGCGAAGTTTTCGGCTCACAGTTGCTGGTCCTTTGTCGGAATTTGTCTCGGTGCTGCGACGTGGTTGTTGCTGCCGCCGTTGAGGAACTCGCCGCTGAGTCCGCCGTTGCTTCTGGACAAGAGGAACGACGACCGGCTCCGGTTGAATCGTCGACGGCGCTGATGATGTGTCTTCTGGTGTATCGTCCTGCAGCTCCGGCTGACTGGATTCTGGCTGGCTCACTTCTGCCTGACTGGTTTCGGGCTCGTCTGGTGCTGCAATCTGCAAAGCCGTGTCTGCTTTTTCCTCGGAAGCTTCCGGTACCTCAGCCAATTCCGATTCTTCAGCGGCGACCGGTGTGTTCGATTCCTGCTGTGGCGGAGGCGAAATCGGTTCGGCAGGTTTCTGATCCGGTTCCGGAGCAGACTCAGTTGCATCTGCAGTTTTCGCAGCGTTATGCGGAGCAGAGGCGGGAAAGAACTTCGGTTGAGCGGCCGTCAGCCCGAACTGCTGCGAAAGCTCTTCCACGGACAGCGCCGACTTTGCAGTGGCACTGGTGTTTGCGACTGGTTCCTGCGTCTCTTCCGGTTTGCGGGGCGTGGAGACCACCGGCGTTTGTTCTATCGCGGCGTCGGTCTTCGGTGCGGTGTCTTCATTTGTGCTCGCGACCGGCGCCATTGCTGGACTGTCGTCCGTAATTTGTTGATCACGAGTTGGCTCATCCGAAATGCGATCCGACTCTTCCATCAAGCCCTGAGTAGAGTCCTGCTGGTCATCTACACTGTTATTCTGCTCATCAGTCGCGGTAGG
This DNA window, taken from Fuerstiella marisgermanici, encodes the following:
- the gyrA gene encoding DNA gyrase subunit A, translated to MSTDDPSGEISIPDDPRIQRTDIREEMQNSYLTYAMSVIISRALPDVRDGLKPSQRRILVAMNDLNLSPGGSRTKCSKIAGETMGNYHPHGDGAIYPTLVRMAQEWAMREMLIDKQGNFGSLAGLPPAAMRYTEARLGGAAAELLRDLDRQTVDFVATYDQQRLEPVVLPARFPNLVVNGSTGIAVGMATSIPPHNMSEVCEAVKQIIDNPDLTLDELLEVLPGPDFPTGGIICGRMGVRQAYMTGRSTITLRARTHFDTEKNSDVIVVTEIPYMDTRDRIREKLEILVRDERIKGIARIVDLTDRTIPSWQVRLHIVLKRDADKDVVLNQLYQFSPLQTTVSMILLALDGNRPQLMTMRGMLDAFIRHRVEVIRRRTEFMLREARKRKHTVEGLLLAQVDIDRVIKTIRDSASRSAAKEALQKIPIPAEMVARALGENGFAEYQREQGTAEEYFLSNNQSEAIVSMQLGSLANLEREKLQGEHAQLLENIGEYLHLLSDEAHIRAVIREDMEELQAKYGDKRRTDMSLEELGDYDKEALIAEESMVVTLSRRGYIKRTPLATYEAQKRGGKGIKGATSDDEDAIEHLFVSSTHNFLLFFTDRGKVHWLKVYDLPLQARTAKGRALVNVIALEEGERISNCFSVREFPDDKYLMIATRKGIVKKTALSAYGRPMKGGIIAIRLDDDDALVDVRILEGDQDVVISTSGGMAIRFNHEDARQMGRATRGVKGINLSKDEEVVGMVVAEPDKTLLTVCELGYGKRTPFGPGVANGDDEDGDGETSTSSSAQYRRQKRGGKGLRDIKTTARNGKVVDAMAVQDNDEVLIVTAKGKIQRVRAADISTIGRNTQGVRIMRLDEGDSLASCAVIASEDIEEAAAKAAEQAAAAEASAKEADEAAATVEGQAGAEAPAADTTSPELAEDSDADDAADVGEDDDA
- a CDS encoding Spy/CpxP family protein refolding chaperone yields the protein MKTTSLLRISSTACLAAMLLTAVAEAQPGGGRGGRGGGFAISKAMLLASEDVLDELKVDETQATTIKAAVEAYQAERRESRPDRDAFEGKSAEERTAMFEKMRKEGEELAKKTDEMLTTLLEKEQVARLDQIALQVKMRFGLTRELKSDEMRKALSITDEQIAKIEDAEKASEEASSKLREEMGAMFRRGGGDGERPSREEMRKAGEEMNKKREALRKEGEAKVMALLKDDQKAKLKELTGEDFELDMQGLMRGGRGGFGGGRGGFGGGDRRGGGEGRRGGGDREGGGRRGGNRERPPADSDEAI
- a CDS encoding fatty acid CoA ligase family protein; translated protein: MPRPLNIADRLRTSAAAAPYQKAVVFPEGRDAAGRVSYTHLTFTQLDQEADRIARGLIKLGVKPGDRLAMFVPPSLESIALTFGVFRSGAVCIMIDPGMGRSNVFRCLDQCEPHGFIAIPIVHVVRKLKFRRYGHAKLNVIIGPKSGKLGSLSYSELIASGRDDSSPLPQTQATDQAAIIFTSGSTGPPKGVTYEHGMFDSQVDLIRDRFGIQPGEVDLPGFPLFALFNTAMQVTTVIPDMNPTRPADVDPVKILESINDHGVTQAFGSPALWNRVGRYCEANAVKLPTLRRVLSAGAPVPNHVLHRMTSALSGDSDIFTPYGATECLPVSAIGGRQVLEQTAAQTAQGAGTCVGTVFTGMQVRIIDVTFDPIADISQAKECGPGQIGEIIVKGPVATREYFRRPDGTALAKISDGDGFWHRMGDTGYFDDEGRLWFCGRKAHIVFTESGPLHSVRCEAIFNQHPKTYRCALVGIGSRGQQIPVIVAEPEAGHFPECRAAVDAMRTELLALGAANELTNSIGEVLFHKSLPVDTRHNVKINRELLAVWAAKRRTPSA
- a CDS encoding DUF7079 family protein, whose product is MTEEEINTRVPVWVALSDLYLDAPIDDAPLKRIASTLHASAYSIGELEQILFHEVHPVCAENLKSVAGNWSGFDESELVQAIVTRLERRLSFPWPDSQQKELQTLWKQIEMLLRGLG
- the csrA gene encoding carbon storage regulator CsrA, whose protein sequence is MLVLSRKKDEKIVIGDSITLMVIEIRGDKVRLGIDAPRDVSVHREEIYEAIKREATDSSEKPAVD